GATCGAGGAATCGACCTTGCCGGCCTGCTTGCAGGTCACCTCCCGGGCCGACGACGGCGAGATCATGGGCGTGCGTCACAAGCCCGAACCGGGTTTCGCGCCGATGGAAGGCGTGCAGTTCCATCCCGAGTCCATCCTGACCGAACATGGCCATGCGATGTTGCAGAACTTCCTGAATATGTAGGTCAAGCGGTACGGTGACGCCGTGATCAAATGGCTCTGTGAGTGGCGCGAATCGGCGGGCAGCATGGGCGCCACTTTCGCAGACACAGGGCCGTTACATATGAAGACGAAATTTCGCACCGCCGGCGTGCTGCTGGCTGTGATGGCGTCGGCACCGGCATTTGCCGGCGCCGACGAGGACGCGGTCAAGGCGGCGGATGCGCGTTTGAACGCATTGATCCTCCAGCGCGACACGGAAGGCGCGCGTGCCATGTACGCCGATGATTTCGTGCTGACCACCTCCAGTGGAAAGGTGAAGCACAAGACGGACATGGTTAACGAAGTCGCGGCGCCGGACGTGCGGATGTCGGTCAACCAGACCTCGAATATCGAGGTGCGCGTGCATGGCGATACGGCGGTGCTCACGGCGGACCTGGCCCAGAAGGGCGAATACCA
This genomic stretch from Tahibacter amnicola harbors:
- a CDS encoding nuclear transport factor 2 family protein, whose translation is MKTKFRTAGVLLAVMASAPAFAGADEDAVKAADARLNALILQRDTEGARAMYADDFVLTTSSGKVKHKTDMVNEVAAPDVRMSVNQTSNIEVRVHGDTAVLTADLAQKGEYQGKSFDVVLDVTDTWIRVDGKWLLLAGHASKRPQ